In Prunus dulcis chromosome 1, ALMONDv2, whole genome shotgun sequence, the following are encoded in one genomic region:
- the LOC117624307 gene encoding pentatricopeptide repeat-containing protein At5g42310, chloroplastic isoform X2, with protein MLLLPVPVPGSTRFPSFQLASPILIRHHHHHHHHHHHHMFHLWSLSATTAAAVTNSSQAHLPPIPSSTSTSNSRRRSFDDDQAAVSRYDFSPLLTFLAAKSMSMSSSASSPTSLDPAEFQLAESYRAVPAPLWHSLLKSLCSSSSSDIQLAYAVVSWLQKHNLCFSYELLYSILIHALGRSEKLYEAFLLSHRQSLTPLTYNALIGACARNGDLEKALHLMSRMRQDGYRSDFVNYSLIIQSLSRSNKIDSPIMLKLYREIESESIEIDGQLYNDIIAGFAKAGEPTQAMHLLAMVQATGLSPKTATLVALISALGNCGRVVEAEAIFEEMKEGGLQPRTRAYNALLKGYVKAAQLKDAESIVSQMEKSGISPDEHTYSLLIDAYANAGRWESARIVLKEMEASNVQPNSYVFSRILASYRDRGEWQKSFQVLREMKSSGVRPDRHFYNVMIDTFGKSNCLDHVMATFERMLSEGIQPDTVTWNTLIDCHCKSGHHKRAEELFEEMHQSGCAPCATTYNIMINSFGEQQRWVEVKGLLGKMQAQGLLPNIVTYTTLVDIYGKSGRFNDAIECLEVMKSAGLKPSPTMYNALINAYAQRGLSEQALNAFRVMRTDGLKPSLLALNSLINAFGEDRRDAEAFSVLQYMKENVPAVYEEMILSRCTPDRKARAMLRSALKYMKQTLR; from the exons atgCTTCTTCTTCCGGTTCCAGTACCAGGGTCGACTCGCTTCCCTTCCTTTCAATTGGCTTCTCCAATACTCatccgccaccaccaccaccaccaccaccaccaccaccaccatatGTTCCATTTGTGGTCTCTGTCCGCCACCACAGCCGCTGCCGTTACCAACTCATCCCAAGCCCATCTACCCCCAATTCCATCCTCAACCTCAACCTCAAACTCAAGACGGCGCTCTTTTGACGACGACCAAGCTGCCGTTTCCCGCTATGATTTCAGCCCCCTCCTCACCTTCCTCGCCGCCAAGTCAATGTCAATGTCATCTTCCGCCTCCTCCCCAACCTCACTCGACCCAGCCGAGTTCCAGCTGGCCGAGTCGTACCGGGCCGTGCCCGCCCCACTCTGGCACTCCCTCCTCAAATCTCtctgctcctcctcctcctccgaCATACAACTAGCCTACGCCGTCGTTTCCTGGCTCCAAAAGCACAACCTCTGCTTCTCCTACGAACTCCTCTACTCCATCCTCATCCACGCCCTCGGCCGCTCCGAGAAACTCTACGAGGCTTTCTTGCTCTCCCACCGACAATCCTTAACACCGCTCACCTACAATGCTCTCATCGGCGCTTGTGCCCGCAATGGCGACCTCGAGAAGGCCCTCCATTTGATGTCCCGCATGCGCCAAGACGGTTATCGCTCCGACTTCGTCAATTACAGCTTGATCATTCAATCCCTCTCCCGCTCCAACAAGATTGATTCCCCCATTATGCTCAAGCTCTACCGGGAGATTGAGTCCGAGAGCATTGAGATTGATGGCCAGCTCTACAACGACATCATTGCTGGTTTCGCAAAAGCCGGTGAGCCCACGCAGGCTATGCATCTGCTCGCCATGGTCCAGGCCACTGGCTTGAGCCCCAAAACCGCCACTCTGGTTGCCCTCATCTCCGCCCTGGGGAATTGCGGTAGGGTGGTTGAAGCCGAAGCTATCTTCGAGGAGATGAAAGAAGGAGGATTGCAGCCCAGGACCAGGGCTTACAATGCCCTGCTCAAAGGCTATGTAAAGGCTGCTCAATTGAAAGACGCCGAATCCATCGTGTCTCAGATGGAGAAGAGCGGCATTTCACCCGATGAGCACACATACAGCCTGCTCATTGATGCCTATGCGAATGCGGGGAGGTGGGAAAGCGCAAGAATTGTGCTGAAAGAGATGGAAGCCAGCAATGTGCAGCCTAATTCCTATGTTTTCAGTAGGATCTTAGCGAGCTACCGTGATAGAGGAGAGTGGCAAAAGTCGTTCCAAGTATTGAGGGAGATGAAGAGCAGCGGGGTAAGACCCGACAGGCATTTTTACAATGTCATGATTGACACATTTGGAAAGTCCAACTGTCTTGATCATGTTATGGCTACCTTTGAAAGGATGCTATCTGAGGGAATTCAACCCGACACCGTCACCTGGAATACGCTTATAGATTGTCATTGCAAGTCAGGCCACCATAAAAGGGCAGAGGAATTATTTGAGGAAATGCACCAAAGTGGCTGTGCCCCTTGCGCCACCACCTATAACATCATGATAAATTCCTTTGGGGAGCAGCAGAGATGGGTTGAGGTGAAGGGCTTGTTGGGGAAGATGCAGGCTCAGGGTTTACTGCCCAACATAGTTACCTATACCACCCTAGTTGATATTTATGGAAAGTCGGGGAGATTTAATGATGCAATAGAGTGCTTGGAGGTCATGAAGTCTGCAGGCTTGAAACCATCCCCGACTATGTACAATGCCTTAATTAATGCCTATGCACAAAGA GGTTTGTCTGAGCAAGCACTGAATGCATTTAGGGTCATGAGAACAGATGGCTTAAAACCCAGTCTCTTAGCTCTCAATTCATTAATCAATGCATTTGGTGAAGATAGAAGGGATGCTGAGGCCTTTTCTGTGTTGCAGTACATGAAGGAAAAT GTTCCAGCTGTGTACGAAGAAATGATTCTGTCTAGATGCACTCCAGATAGGAAA
- the LOC117624307 gene encoding pentatricopeptide repeat-containing protein At5g42310, chloroplastic isoform X1, producing the protein MLLLPVPVPGSTRFPSFQLASPILIRHHHHHHHHHHHHMFHLWSLSATTAAAVTNSSQAHLPPIPSSTSTSNSRRRSFDDDQAAVSRYDFSPLLTFLAAKSMSMSSSASSPTSLDPAEFQLAESYRAVPAPLWHSLLKSLCSSSSSDIQLAYAVVSWLQKHNLCFSYELLYSILIHALGRSEKLYEAFLLSHRQSLTPLTYNALIGACARNGDLEKALHLMSRMRQDGYRSDFVNYSLIIQSLSRSNKIDSPIMLKLYREIESESIEIDGQLYNDIIAGFAKAGEPTQAMHLLAMVQATGLSPKTATLVALISALGNCGRVVEAEAIFEEMKEGGLQPRTRAYNALLKGYVKAAQLKDAESIVSQMEKSGISPDEHTYSLLIDAYANAGRWESARIVLKEMEASNVQPNSYVFSRILASYRDRGEWQKSFQVLREMKSSGVRPDRHFYNVMIDTFGKSNCLDHVMATFERMLSEGIQPDTVTWNTLIDCHCKSGHHKRAEELFEEMHQSGCAPCATTYNIMINSFGEQQRWVEVKGLLGKMQAQGLLPNIVTYTTLVDIYGKSGRFNDAIECLEVMKSAGLKPSPTMYNALINAYAQRGLSEQALNAFRVMRTDGLKPSLLALNSLINAFGEDRRDAEAFSVLQYMKENDLKPDVVTYTTLMKTLIRVDKFYKVPAVYEEMILSRCTPDRKARAMLRSALKYMKQTLR; encoded by the exons atgCTTCTTCTTCCGGTTCCAGTACCAGGGTCGACTCGCTTCCCTTCCTTTCAATTGGCTTCTCCAATACTCatccgccaccaccaccaccaccaccaccaccaccaccaccatatGTTCCATTTGTGGTCTCTGTCCGCCACCACAGCCGCTGCCGTTACCAACTCATCCCAAGCCCATCTACCCCCAATTCCATCCTCAACCTCAACCTCAAACTCAAGACGGCGCTCTTTTGACGACGACCAAGCTGCCGTTTCCCGCTATGATTTCAGCCCCCTCCTCACCTTCCTCGCCGCCAAGTCAATGTCAATGTCATCTTCCGCCTCCTCCCCAACCTCACTCGACCCAGCCGAGTTCCAGCTGGCCGAGTCGTACCGGGCCGTGCCCGCCCCACTCTGGCACTCCCTCCTCAAATCTCtctgctcctcctcctcctccgaCATACAACTAGCCTACGCCGTCGTTTCCTGGCTCCAAAAGCACAACCTCTGCTTCTCCTACGAACTCCTCTACTCCATCCTCATCCACGCCCTCGGCCGCTCCGAGAAACTCTACGAGGCTTTCTTGCTCTCCCACCGACAATCCTTAACACCGCTCACCTACAATGCTCTCATCGGCGCTTGTGCCCGCAATGGCGACCTCGAGAAGGCCCTCCATTTGATGTCCCGCATGCGCCAAGACGGTTATCGCTCCGACTTCGTCAATTACAGCTTGATCATTCAATCCCTCTCCCGCTCCAACAAGATTGATTCCCCCATTATGCTCAAGCTCTACCGGGAGATTGAGTCCGAGAGCATTGAGATTGATGGCCAGCTCTACAACGACATCATTGCTGGTTTCGCAAAAGCCGGTGAGCCCACGCAGGCTATGCATCTGCTCGCCATGGTCCAGGCCACTGGCTTGAGCCCCAAAACCGCCACTCTGGTTGCCCTCATCTCCGCCCTGGGGAATTGCGGTAGGGTGGTTGAAGCCGAAGCTATCTTCGAGGAGATGAAAGAAGGAGGATTGCAGCCCAGGACCAGGGCTTACAATGCCCTGCTCAAAGGCTATGTAAAGGCTGCTCAATTGAAAGACGCCGAATCCATCGTGTCTCAGATGGAGAAGAGCGGCATTTCACCCGATGAGCACACATACAGCCTGCTCATTGATGCCTATGCGAATGCGGGGAGGTGGGAAAGCGCAAGAATTGTGCTGAAAGAGATGGAAGCCAGCAATGTGCAGCCTAATTCCTATGTTTTCAGTAGGATCTTAGCGAGCTACCGTGATAGAGGAGAGTGGCAAAAGTCGTTCCAAGTATTGAGGGAGATGAAGAGCAGCGGGGTAAGACCCGACAGGCATTTTTACAATGTCATGATTGACACATTTGGAAAGTCCAACTGTCTTGATCATGTTATGGCTACCTTTGAAAGGATGCTATCTGAGGGAATTCAACCCGACACCGTCACCTGGAATACGCTTATAGATTGTCATTGCAAGTCAGGCCACCATAAAAGGGCAGAGGAATTATTTGAGGAAATGCACCAAAGTGGCTGTGCCCCTTGCGCCACCACCTATAACATCATGATAAATTCCTTTGGGGAGCAGCAGAGATGGGTTGAGGTGAAGGGCTTGTTGGGGAAGATGCAGGCTCAGGGTTTACTGCCCAACATAGTTACCTATACCACCCTAGTTGATATTTATGGAAAGTCGGGGAGATTTAATGATGCAATAGAGTGCTTGGAGGTCATGAAGTCTGCAGGCTTGAAACCATCCCCGACTATGTACAATGCCTTAATTAATGCCTATGCACAAAGA GGTTTGTCTGAGCAAGCACTGAATGCATTTAGGGTCATGAGAACAGATGGCTTAAAACCCAGTCTCTTAGCTCTCAATTCATTAATCAATGCATTTGGTGAAGATAGAAGGGATGCTGAGGCCTTTTCTGTGTTGCAGTACATGAAGGAAAAT GACCTGAAACCAGATGTAGTTACATACACTACACTTATGAAAACCCTTATCCGTGTTGATAAATTTTACAAG GTTCCAGCTGTGTACGAAGAAATGATTCTGTCTAGATGCACTCCAGATAGGAAA